A stretch of the Deinococcus radiopugnans ATCC 19172 genome encodes the following:
- a CDS encoding carboxylesterase family protein, with amino-acid sequence MTGTTNHAVRSWLGIPYAAAERFRRPVLLPFDPDRPYDQKGPAPLQAGDTSWLEADNGFSEDCLNLNVWAPEDTG; translated from the coding sequence ATGACCGGCACCACGAACCACGCCGTGCGCTCCTGGCTGGGCATCCCGTACGCCGCGGCCGAGCGCTTCCGCCGCCCAGTCCTGCTGCCGTTCGACCCGGACCGGCCGTACGACCAGAAGGGCCCGGCACCTCTGCAGGCCGGCGACACCAGCTGGCTCGAGGCCGACAACGGCTTCAGCGAGGACTGCCTGAATCTCAACGTCTGGGCCCCCGAGGACACCGGCG